A region from the Citrobacter telavivensis genome encodes:
- the aroA gene encoding 3-phosphoshikimate 1-carboxyvinyltransferase: MESLTLQPIARVDGTINLPGSKSVSNRALLLAALAHGTTVLTNLLDSDDVRHMLNALSALGIDYTLSADRTRCEITGNAGPLHADGALELFLGNAGTAMRPLAAALCLGANDIVLTGEPRMKERPIGHLVDALRQGGANIEYLEQENYPPLRLRGGFTGGQVEVDGSVSSQFLTALLMTAPLAPQDTVIGIKGELVSKPYIDITLNLMKTFGVEIENQSYQRFVVKGGQQYQSPGHYLVEGDASSASYFLAAGAIKGGTVKVTGIGRNSMQGDIRFADVLEKMGATVTWGDDFIACTRGELNAIDMDMNHIPDAAMTIATAALFAKGTTTLRNIYNWRVKETDRLFAMATELRKVGAEVEEGQDFIRITPPAKLKFAEIGTYNDHRMAMCFSLVALSDTAVTILDPKCTAKTFPDYFEQLARISTPA; this comes from the coding sequence ATGGAATCCCTGACGTTACAACCCATCGCACGGGTCGATGGCACGATTAATCTGCCTGGCTCGAAGAGCGTATCTAACCGCGCGTTGTTACTGGCGGCGTTAGCACATGGCACCACCGTGCTGACCAACCTGCTGGACAGCGATGACGTTCGCCATATGCTTAATGCCCTGAGTGCGTTGGGGATTGATTACACCCTTTCTGCGGATCGTACCCGCTGCGAAATCACTGGCAATGCTGGTCCTCTGCATGCCGACGGCGCGTTAGAACTGTTTCTGGGCAATGCCGGAACGGCGATGCGACCGCTGGCCGCCGCGCTGTGCCTTGGCGCAAACGATATTGTGCTGACTGGCGAACCGCGCATGAAAGAGCGTCCGATTGGTCATCTGGTGGATGCACTGCGTCAGGGCGGGGCGAACATTGAGTATCTGGAACAGGAAAACTACCCACCGCTTCGACTGCGTGGCGGGTTTACCGGTGGACAGGTTGAGGTTGATGGTAGCGTCTCCAGCCAGTTCCTCACCGCGCTGCTGATGACCGCGCCTCTGGCACCACAGGATACGGTGATTGGCATTAAAGGTGAGCTGGTGTCGAAACCGTATATTGATATCACGTTGAACCTGATGAAAACCTTTGGCGTTGAGATAGAGAACCAGAGCTATCAGCGTTTTGTGGTCAAAGGCGGTCAGCAGTATCAATCTCCGGGCCACTATCTGGTTGAAGGTGATGCTTCATCGGCCTCCTATTTCCTTGCGGCAGGCGCAATTAAAGGCGGGACGGTGAAAGTGACCGGGATTGGCCGCAACAGCATGCAGGGCGATATTCGCTTTGCCGATGTGCTGGAGAAGATGGGCGCGACGGTAACCTGGGGTGACGACTTTATCGCCTGTACCCGCGGAGAGCTCAACGCAATCGACATGGACATGAACCACATTCCGGATGCGGCGATGACCATTGCCACCGCGGCGCTGTTTGCCAAAGGTACGACGACGCTTCGCAACATCTATAACTGGCGTGTCAAAGAGACTGACCGTCTGTTTGCGATGGCGACCGAACTGCGCAAGGTTGGCGCGGAAGTGGAAGAGGGGCAGGATTTTATTCGCATCACGCCGCCGGCCAAGCTGAAGTTTGCCGAAATTGGCACCTATAACGATCATCGCATGGCGATGTGCTTCTCGCTGGTGGCGCTATCTGACACGGCGGTCACGATCCTTGACCCCAAATGTACCGCCAAAACCTTCCCTGACTATTTCGAACAACTGGCGCGTATCAGCACACCTGCCTGA
- the serC gene encoding 3-phosphoserine/phosphohydroxythreonine transaminase, with protein sequence MAQVFNFSSGPAMLPADVLKLAQQDLCDWNGLGTSVMEVSHRGKEFIQVAQEAEQDFRDLLNIPSNYKVLFCHGGGRGQFSAIPLNILGDKTTADYVDAGYWAASAVKEAKKYCTPNVIDAKVSVDGLRGVKPMREWQLSADAAYLHYCPNETIDGIAINETPNFGSDVVVTADFSSTILSGPLDVSRYGIIYAGAQKNIGPAGLTLVIVREDLLGKANVACPSILDYAVLNDNDSMFNTPPTFAWYLSGLVFKWLKANGGVAAMDKINQQKAELLYGVIDNSDFYRNDVAKANRSRMNVPFQLADSALDKIFLEESFAAGLHALKGHRVVGGMRASIYNAMPLEGVKALADFMTDFERRRG encoded by the coding sequence ATGGCTCAGGTCTTCAATTTTAGTTCAGGTCCGGCAATGCTACCGGCAGACGTGCTCAAACTGGCTCAACAGGATCTTTGTGACTGGAACGGTCTTGGTACGTCCGTCATGGAAGTGAGCCACCGCGGAAAAGAATTCATCCAGGTCGCGCAAGAAGCGGAGCAGGATTTTCGCGATCTGTTGAATATCCCCTCCAACTACAAAGTGCTGTTTTGTCACGGCGGCGGTCGCGGCCAGTTTTCCGCTATTCCGCTGAACATTCTGGGCGACAAAACCACGGCTGACTACGTTGATGCCGGCTACTGGGCTGCCAGCGCGGTTAAAGAAGCGAAAAAATACTGCACGCCGAATGTGATTGATGCCAAAGTCTCGGTTGATGGCCTGCGCGGCGTGAAGCCAATGCGCGAGTGGCAGCTTTCTGCTGATGCGGCGTATCTGCATTACTGCCCTAACGAAACCATCGATGGCATCGCGATTAACGAAACGCCCAATTTTGGTTCTGATGTGGTGGTGACCGCCGATTTCTCCTCAACCATTCTTTCCGGGCCGCTGGATGTCTCTCGCTACGGCATTATTTACGCCGGCGCGCAGAAGAACATTGGTCCGGCGGGTCTGACGCTCGTCATCGTGCGCGAAGATTTACTGGGTAAAGCGAATGTGGCATGCCCGTCGATCCTCGATTACGCCGTACTGAACGACAATGATTCGATGTTCAATACGCCGCCGACCTTCGCCTGGTACCTTTCTGGCCTGGTGTTCAAATGGCTGAAAGCCAATGGCGGCGTGGCAGCGATGGATAAAATCAACCAGCAGAAAGCCGAACTGCTGTATGGCGTGATTGATAACAGCGACTTCTATCGTAACGATGTGGCGAAAGCCAACCGTTCACGTATGAACGTGCCGTTCCAGTTGGCTGACAGCGCGCTGGATAAGATCTTCCTGGAAGAATCGTTTGCCGCCGGTCTGCATGCGCTGAAAGGCCATCGCGTTGTCGGCGGTATGCGCGCCTCTATCTATAACGCGATGCCGCTGGAAGGGGTAAAAGCGCTTGCCGATTTCATGACCGATTTCGAGCGTCGCCGCGGCTAA
- a CDS encoding DUF421 domain-containing protein, whose amino-acid sequence MKAFDLQRMALDKVPLEFLWEVALRSLYTFILVFLFLKLTGRRGVRQMSLFEVLIILTLGSAAGDVAFYDDVPMLPVLVVFITLAMLYRLVMWLMARSEALEDLLEGKPVVIIEDGELAWSKLGNANMTEFEFFMELRLNGVEQLGQVRLAILETNGQISVYFFADEKVKPGLSILPEYCTQRFRVMPEAGDYACVRCSEVVGMSAGDSQFCPRCKNPEWSKASRAKRVV is encoded by the coding sequence ATGAAAGCATTTGATTTACAACGAATGGCACTCGACAAAGTGCCGCTGGAATTCCTCTGGGAAGTTGCGCTGCGCAGTCTCTACACCTTTATTCTGGTGTTCCTGTTTCTCAAACTGACGGGCAGGCGCGGCGTAAGACAGATGTCATTATTCGAAGTGCTGATCATTCTGACGCTGGGGTCGGCGGCAGGGGATGTGGCTTTTTATGACGATGTGCCCATGCTGCCAGTGCTGGTGGTCTTCATTACTCTGGCGATGTTGTACCGGCTGGTGATGTGGCTGATGGCGCGCAGCGAAGCGCTGGAAGATCTGCTGGAAGGCAAGCCCGTCGTTATCATCGAAGACGGCGAGTTAGCCTGGTCGAAGCTGGGTAACGCCAACATGACTGAATTTGAGTTCTTTATGGAACTGCGGCTGAACGGTGTTGAGCAACTGGGACAGGTCAGACTGGCGATCCTCGAAACGAACGGGCAGATCAGCGTCTATTTCTTTGCAGACGAAAAAGTGAAGCCAGGGCTTAGCATTCTGCCTGAATATTGCACGCAGCGCTTCAGGGTCATGCCGGAAGCAGGGGATTACGCCTGCGTGCGCTGCAGTGAAGTTGTCGGCATGAGCGCCGGGGATAGCCAATTTTGTCCACGTTGCAAAAATCCAGAATGGTCGAAGGCCAGCCGGGCAAAACGGGTCGTCTGA
- a CDS encoding 30S ribosomal protein S12 methylthiotransferase accessory protein YcaO — MTQTFIPGKDAALEDSIARFQQKLLDLGFHIEEASWLNPVPNVWSVHIRDKECALCFTNGKGATKKAALASALGEYFERLSTNYFFADFWLGETIANGPFVHYPNEKWFPLTENDDVPEGLLDARLRAFYDPEKELTGSMLIDLQSGNEERGICGLPFTRQSDNQTVYIPMNIIGNLYVSNGMSAGNTRNEARVQGLSEVFERYVKNRIIAESISLPEIPADVLARYPAVVESIATLEAEGFPIFAYDGSLGGQYPVICVVLFNPANGTCFASFGAHPDFGVALERTVTELLQGRGLKDLDVFTPPTFDDEEVAEHTNLETHFIDSSGLISWDLFKQDADYPFVDWSFSGTTEEEFATLMAIFNAEDKEVYIADYEHLGVYACRIIVPGMSDIYPAEDLWLANNSMGSHLREALLSLPDSAWDKEDYLNLIEQLDEEGFDDFTRVRELLGLATGPDNGWYTLRIGELKAMLALAGGDLEQALIWTEWTMEFNASIFSAERANYYRCLQTLLLLSQEEEREPLQYLNAFVRMYGAEAVEAASAALSGEAAFYGLQPVDSDLHAFASHQSLLKAYEKLQRAKSSFWSK, encoded by the coding sequence ATGACGCAAACATTTATCCCCGGCAAAGACGCCGCACTGGAAGACTCCATCGCTCGCTTCCAGCAGAAACTCCTCGACCTCGGTTTCCATATTGAAGAGGCCTCGTGGCTGAATCCGGTGCCGAACGTCTGGTCTGTACACATTCGCGATAAAGAGTGTGCGCTGTGCTTTACCAACGGCAAAGGGGCGACAAAAAAAGCCGCGCTGGCGTCGGCGTTGGGCGAATATTTTGAGCGTCTGTCGACCAACTATTTCTTTGCCGATTTCTGGCTGGGTGAAACCATCGCCAATGGCCCGTTCGTGCATTATCCGAACGAGAAATGGTTCCCGCTGACCGAAAATGACGACGTACCGGAAGGTCTGCTGGATGCGCGCCTGCGTGCTTTCTACGATCCCGAGAAAGAACTGACAGGCAGCATGCTGATCGACCTGCAGTCTGGCAATGAAGAGCGTGGTATCTGCGGTCTGCCGTTCACCCGCCAGTCGGATAACCAGACCGTCTATATTCCGATGAACATTATCGGCAATCTGTACGTCTCGAACGGGATGTCTGCCGGTAACACCCGTAATGAAGCCCGCGTGCAGGGGCTTTCTGAAGTCTTTGAACGTTACGTGAAGAATCGCATTATTGCCGAAAGTATCAGCCTGCCGGAAATCCCGGCCGACGTGCTGGCACGCTACCCGGCGGTGGTGGAATCGATTGCGACGCTGGAAGCAGAAGGTTTCCCAATCTTTGCTTACGACGGTTCTCTGGGCGGCCAGTATCCTGTTATCTGTGTCGTCCTGTTTAATCCGGCTAACGGCACCTGCTTTGCCTCCTTCGGTGCACACCCTGACTTTGGCGTCGCGCTGGAGCGTACGGTGACGGAGCTGTTGCAGGGCCGCGGCCTGAAAGATCTCGATGTCTTCACGCCACCGACCTTCGACGATGAAGAAGTGGCTGAGCATACCAATCTGGAAACGCACTTCATTGACTCCAGCGGTCTGATCTCCTGGGATCTGTTCAAACAGGATGCCGACTACCCGTTCGTTGACTGGAGTTTCTCCGGTACAACAGAAGAAGAATTCGCTACCCTGATGGCTATCTTCAACGCGGAAGATAAAGAAGTGTACATCGCTGATTACGAGCATCTTGGCGTCTACGCCTGCCGGATCATCGTGCCGGGGATGTCCGATATTTATCCTGCTGAAGATTTGTGGCTTGCCAATAACAGCATGGGCAGTCATCTGCGCGAGGCCCTCCTCTCATTGCCGGACAGCGCCTGGGATAAAGAAGACTACCTCAACCTGATTGAACAGTTAGACGAAGAAGGGTTTGATGATTTCACCCGCGTCCGTGAACTGTTAGGTCTGGCAACCGGTCCGGATAACGGCTGGTACACCCTGCGTATTGGCGAGCTGAAAGCGATGCTGGCGTTGGCAGGTGGCGATCTGGAACAGGCGCTGATCTGGACCGAATGGACGATGGAATTTAATGCGTCGATCTTTAGCGCTGAACGGGCGAATTATTACCGTTGCCTGCAAACGCTGCTGCTTCTGTCGCAGGAAGAAGAGCGTGAACCGCTACAATATCTGAACGCGTTTGTCCGCATGTATGGCGCAGAAGCGGTGGAGGCTGCCAGCGCAGCGTTGAGCGGTGAAGCGGCCTTTTATGGTTTGCAGCCGGTTGACAGCGATCTGCATGCTTTCGCGTCACACCAGTCGCTGCTGAAGGCCTATGAGAAGTTACAGCGCGCAAAATCTTCATTCTGGTCAAAATAA
- the focA gene encoding formate transporter FocA: MKADNPFDLLLPAAMAKVAEEAGVYKATKHPLKTFFLAITAGVFISIAFVFYITATTGTGTMPFGMAKLIGGICFSLGLILCVICGADLFTSTVLIVVAKASGRITWGQLAKNWLNVYFGNLIGCLLFVLLMWLSGEYMVANGQWGFNVLQTADHKMHHTFIEAVSLGILANLMVCLAVWMSYSGRSLMDKAFIMVLPVAMFVASGFEHSIANMFMIPMGIVIRDLATPEFWSAVGSTPENFSHLTAMNFITDNLIPVTIGNIIGGGLLVGLTYWVIYLRDNDHH, encoded by the coding sequence GTGAAAGCTGACAACCCTTTTGATCTTTTACTCCCTGCAGCAATGGCCAAAGTGGCCGAAGAGGCAGGCGTCTATAAAGCAACGAAACATCCGCTTAAGACTTTCTTCCTGGCAATTACTGCCGGTGTGTTCATTTCCATCGCCTTTGTTTTCTATATCACTGCAACGACCGGTACTGGTACGATGCCCTTTGGTATGGCGAAACTGATTGGTGGTATCTGCTTCTCTCTGGGGTTGATTCTTTGCGTCATCTGCGGTGCAGACCTCTTTACGTCAACCGTGTTGATTGTCGTCGCCAAAGCCAGTGGTCGTATCACCTGGGGTCAGTTGGCGAAAAACTGGCTCAACGTCTATTTTGGTAACCTGATTGGTTGCTTGCTCTTTGTGCTGTTGATGTGGCTTTCTGGCGAATATATGGTCGCCAACGGCCAGTGGGGATTTAACGTCCTGCAAACCGCCGACCACAAAATGCACCATACTTTTATTGAAGCCGTCAGTCTCGGTATCCTCGCAAACCTGATGGTATGCCTGGCCGTCTGGATGAGCTACTCAGGCCGTAGCCTGATGGATAAAGCGTTTATCATGGTTTTACCCGTTGCGATGTTTGTTGCCAGCGGTTTTGAGCACAGTATCGCAAACATGTTTATGATCCCGATGGGTATTGTAATCCGCGATCTCGCTACACCGGAGTTCTGGAGCGCAGTTGGCTCGACGCCGGAAAATTTTTCTCACCTGACCGCGATGAACTTCATCACTGATAACCTGATTCCGGTTACGATCGGCAACATTATCGGCGGGGGTTTGTTGGTTGGGTTGACATACTGGGTCATTTATCTGCGTGACAACGATCATCATTAA